A region of Vampirovibrionales bacterium DNA encodes the following proteins:
- a CDS encoding DUF1353 domain-containing protein: MIDKNRFPDELMTVYVSPRYRRLTADFRFIDPVEGIIRCKKWLEIDGASFGRAFSVLFGDQHDYDVPATPHDQLYEDNRVAGKYLTRQQCDKVFYRAMQYAGFSKALAWTFYSGVRLGGWWPWWRNRRRDAKKRKERAK; encoded by the coding sequence ATGATCGACAAAAATCGGTTTCCAGATGAATTAATGACGGTTTATGTTTCTCCGAGATACCGAAGGCTGACTGCGGATTTCCGGTTTATTGACCCAGTGGAAGGAATCATCCGCTGCAAAAAATGGCTGGAAATCGACGGCGCTAGCTTCGGTCGAGCATTCTCGGTTCTGTTCGGCGATCAGCACGACTACGATGTGCCGGCAACTCCACATGATCAGCTCTATGAGGATAACCGCGTTGCTGGGAAATATCTGACTCGCCAGCAGTGTGACAAGGTTTTCTATCGGGCGATGCAGTACGCGGGATTCTCTAAAGCGCTTGCCTGGACTTTTTATTCCGGAGTCCGCCTTGGCGGCTGGTGGCCCTGGTGGCGGAATCGCCGACGCGATGCGAAAAAGCGGAAGGAGCGCGCAAAATGA
- a CDS encoding lysozyme, translating to MTPSQAALDLLHEFEQGPQGGMASVPYCDFAGHPTIGWGHRILPRERFSKPLTVAQSDDLLRSDLERFAAAVNSLVTAPITQSMFDALVCFAFNVGLGALKGSTLLRLLNQHWYAAAAQQFERWDKATDQKTGKKVSLAGLKRRRLAERRLFERDGFQP from the coding sequence ATGACCCCATCCCAAGCCGCCCTGGACCTGCTCCACGAATTCGAGCAGGGACCGCAAGGCGGCATGGCCTCGGTGCCGTACTGTGACTTTGCCGGGCATCCCACGATTGGTTGGGGCCATCGAATCCTGCCTAGAGAGCGATTCTCGAAGCCGCTCACGGTGGCTCAATCCGATGATCTGCTACGTAGCGACCTGGAACGGTTCGCCGCCGCCGTCAACTCATTGGTGACAGCGCCTATCACTCAATCGATGTTCGATGCCCTGGTGTGCTTTGCTTTCAATGTCGGGCTAGGCGCGCTCAAAGGCTCCACTCTCCTACGCCTGCTGAACCAACATTGGTACGCCGCCGCCGCACAGCAGTTCGAGCGATGGGACAAGGCCACGGACCAAAAGACCGGAAAAAAAGTATCACTAGCCGGCCTGAAGCGCCGCCGGCTGGCGGAACGTCGCTTGTTCGAGCGCGATGGATTCCAGCCATGA
- a CDS encoding DUF1064 domain-containing protein, whose product MKAGVRNATEAEYEKLLETRRCLGEVLWYRFEGITLRIAKGVSYTPDFVVMLASGEIELHEVKGYWRDDARAKTRVAAEQFPFRIIAITRPSRKKGAGWVFEDI is encoded by the coding sequence ATGAAAGCCGGGGTCCGCAACGCCACGGAAGCGGAATATGAAAAGCTCCTAGAAACCCGCCGTTGCTTGGGCGAGGTGCTTTGGTATCGCTTCGAGGGAATCACGCTCAGAATCGCCAAGGGCGTGAGCTACACGCCGGATTTCGTGGTGATGCTGGCCAGCGGAGAAATCGAACTGCATGAAGTCAAAGGCTACTGGCGAGACGATGCCCGCGCCAAGACCCGCGTCGCCGCTGAACAGTTCCCATTTCGGATTATTGCCATCACTAGACCCTCTCGAAAGAAAGGAGCGGGATGGGTGTTCGAGGACATATGA